GGTTGAAAAACAAATTTTACATTACCTTTAAACTCATTTTTTAATTTATTTAATAAGACAGCAACTCCAATTAAAATAGCAGTATGCCCATCATGACCACAGGCATGCATTACACCATCATTATTTGAGCTATACGGCTTACCCGTATTCTCCTGTATTGGCAGAGCATCCATATCTGCTCTTAATAAAATTGTCTTCTCATTTTTATTATCAGAGTTTCTTAATAAACCACATACTCCTGTGTGATAAATACCTGATTCAACTTCTAAACCTAATTTCTTCAACTCTTTTGTCACTAAAGCTGCTGTTTCATTTTCTTTAA
This DNA window, taken from Halanaerobiales bacterium, encodes the following:
- a CDS encoding M20/M25/M40 family metallo-hydrolase, with protein sequence MEKDKILKFAKDIEDKIINLRHKIHQNPELAFKENETAALVTKELKKLGLEVESGIYHTGVCGLLRNSDNKNEKTILLRADMDALPIQENTGKPYSSNNDGVMHACGHDGHTAILIGVAVLLNKLKNEFKGNVKFVFQP